GAGCCTTCCTCATCCACGCGTTAACCCGTTAAAAAAACCAGCAAAGTCAGTCTCACTAACAATTAATAAATGCTCCCTCCCGGTATATATATGAAGGGCTTTACATAGCATGCTTTGCTTATATTTTAGATacaatattcataaaaaaaaattggggcaTTAGAAATGAGGATCAGACCCGGCCCAAATGACAATTGACAAGGCTGATCAAGACAGAGAACCCCAATACAACATTTCCAAGCTCTTGCAAAGTAATTACCCAATTGTTATATTTATAAATCTTGATGTCAGTTCTGAAAATGTAGGGGGGGGAAATGTATCCCATTGGATTTTGTAGCACAGCTGTCTGATAAATCTTGATTTCAGATTAAATCTTGATTTCAGCTCCATTACATAATCTCGCTAGACGCTAGGTTAGGACATTCAAGCAAAACAAGATCAGCtaggtttgtaaaaaatttacgGAAATTGTCCAACTTACAGCTTGTTTAATTAGGCATCAAGTCATACTTCATACCTAAGCTACAGGTCGTTTAGTTtctcaaaaacaagaaaatatatatatattaaaaatttgtttgtatttggttatttggatttgtattttcttttaatagctatattggatttgtatttagatttgttaattttgtacaaaaaggtccaaaaattattattattattatttttgaaaaaattaaaaccggCCCAAAGCCCAAATTAAAAAGCGGTTTTCAAACCTCTggttataaacataataaccgctaaccgtctaGGTGAAAGCGATTGCGATTGTTTAAATTCAATAACCACCTTAGGCGGTTGCAGTTAGTGATTTTAGCCAATGACCGCCTGTACACCCCTAAGCTCTACCTTCACCATTCCGATCATCCAGGCATGGTGTAGTATTTCAGCCTCTTATTGCAAAGAATTATCAAACATGGAGTAGGGTAATCATTATGGCTCTCAGCACCAAGAACAAGCTCAAATTTGTTGACAGTACCATCTCTCAACTGGTGAAATCCTCCAACGATTTTCCACAATGGAGCTGTTGCAACAATATAGTAAAATCTTGGTTATTAAATTCCATTTCTAAAGACATTTGcactattgttatttattacaaCCTTGCTAGCGACATCTGGTTGGATCTTAAAAAGTGTTTCTCCCAAACAAATGGCCCTGCATGTTTCAACTAAGGCAAGACATCAGTCGTCTTGTTTAGGGCACCATGCCAATAGCCACATATATCACAAAATTGAAGGGACTATCGGATGAACTATCAGCACTTCAGCTCAGCCTATCTTACACATGTGGTGCAGTCAAGGAGGGGCTCCAACTATAGCAATATCGGCATACTGTGAAGTTCCTTATGGCCGAGTCTTGATGAATCATATGCAGCTGTTTGTGGACATGTCCTCTTGCTGTAACCATTTCCTTCAGCCAATCGTGCCTATGCTTTGGTCCTTCAAAAGGAGCACCAACACAGGAAAGACAGTCGATCAGATTCTCATAAGAAGGAACGATTGAAATACAGTCATTGCGGTCGTGAAGGTCACACTACAGAACGGTGCTACCATCTTTACAACTTCCCTCCTGCCCATCGCAAGACTAACTCTGGCTCTACATTTGGCTCAGGCCATGGTCATAAGTACCATGCTCACAAGGTTTCCACTACCAGTAGTCTCTCTTTTATACATGATTAGTGCCAACAATTCCTTGCAATTGTGATTATCGTCACTCCATAATAGTCCATGGCCCACCAAGCAAGTAGTACCGAATCATCTCTATGTGGTACGTCTTTTGTGTTGTATGATGATTCCCAATAGATTGTTGACAATGGTGTTACTGACCATATGATATGTTCTCCTACCGCCTTGACTCACTCATATCATCCTCATGTGTAGGCGCAAATTCTCTTTTAATAAGGTTTAACACgtgaaattttaattaaaatgggtaTGGGCGGTGGGTGGGAGGAAATTGTGGAGTCAAGTTCGAACTTATGACCTTTAgttttgataccatattaaattactacttatcccaaaagttaaaactaataaaaaaatgaaaatttaatcatttaatcaatactttaacacatacgccatacaagaaaaaaatatatataaaaagagtgGAGGGGTGACTCCACCTTCACCGCCACCGTGTCATGGTGCAGGAAGGTGGAGCAACCACCTCCACGGTTCCACCACCACAAAGGGGACAGGGGGCGGCCACACCCCAACAGTAGGGTGGCTCGTGTGGCCACCCTTTGATAGAGTAGTTGGCTAATCCACCCACCTCCCAGCAGTGGGCTGAAGGCACTCTATGCTCCATCCACCCTTGTGATAGAGTAGTTGGCTAATCCACCCACCTCCCAGCAGTGGGCTGAAGGCACTCCATGCTCCATCCACCCTACAAGGGTACTGTACCCCGCCGCGAGGGACCATCGTAGATGATGGAGCCACCACGCCAACCCTctcatctttatttatttttttcttctttttcttttatttatttacacgTATACATGACATGATGACTTTAATACACGTGACAATTTCATTGGTCTTACTTGAAGAATATGCCAAGTTGCACTTCAAACGTCAAAAATTTGCGATATGTCATCTGGTTAAAACTCATAtccttaattatcaaaatttaaaatctcTGGTCCCAATCTTTCACATAATCAAAGTTATAGCGGATATAAGACAACTTCCCGGAAATTTACTGATAACACTGACAGTCAACAAAGCAGCAGAAGAATAGCATCCAGATGGTCTTCAATCAAACAAAGATTCATCAAATACAAAACACCTTCAACAACTAGAATTTTATAAGGACTATGAACTCCACagtactaatttttttaatagctttacGAGGTTTTAAATAACCTTACTTCAACTCAGACATAAGCAAattttttgatttaatcaaaacATAGATACGTCTAAGACAGGATGTCCATCTGAACATGACCTATCATCCAGCTAAAGAATCATCCTGTCATTTTCTTCATTCACATTTAAAAGCTTTCCTCCTCTTTCCTCACCCGCTTGAATTCCAAGCATTGAACTTGCCAGCCACAAAGCAATCAAGAGTTTCAGAGACTAGCTAGTTTCTATTCCTGGATTTCTCCATGGCCCTGGGAGCTATGGAACAAACAAAAGGTAAGAAGTTCAGAGAACTAtcaattgcaatttaaaaaatgtaatcaCTGATAAgggcataaaaataaaaataaaaaggtaacAAAAATTTCAGTTGACTTGCCATCATCCAAAACAACAATTCACATGATAATATTGAGTGTGATAACTGATATATGTATGACACGTGTGCATTCATAAAAATATACACACCTAAGCCAATGGCATCAGAGCCCTTCATGATCTTCAGCCTCTTGCATGAGTCAATAAACATCCTGTAACAAACCAAGTTGCAGTGAGATGTAGGAACATACTATACAGCACGACAGAAGAATATTCAGTTCATGAACAATAAAAACAGTTTATTCAAGACAAAGATTAATATGTAATCATTTTTCAAGTAACACAAAATTCTAATTTAGGCCAAGTAATTTTTGTGCAATAGTTCAAACGTGGGAAGTGGAAACAGTAGTACAGCCTATTACTATAAGTCTTGTACAATGGCAAAATTACAGAGCTCTGAGTTCTCCATTTTGAAGTTTAGGTAACCCCAAAGCCATTGAGAAAGATATAAGTAGAACAAGAAGCTCATGTCAACATTGTAGTTATCAAAGACACCCCAcgtttttaaaattcataaGATTATCCACCTTAAATATTTGTGGATTCTAATTCACCCTAATCATGTGAATTATTTGATTTCAAGCTATCAGGTTTCAATAGGTCCTGTATATAGTTGCTCAAATAAAGTAGGAAACCACGTGTAAGTTTTAGAATATATATGGACCGACATGCATGACAACTTGGACACCTATCAAATAATGTACTACTGCTCCTGTATACtaagttcaaaaaatttcacCATGTAAAAAGTGGAGATTTGAAAATCAGTATCCATTTAGGTGTGAGAATCCACATTatcttattttctcttttactgACTCGAGGAGAAGGGAAGTGGTGAGGAGGTTGGGTTAATATTGTGACCGGGATTTACAGTAAAaggggagaaagaaagaagccaaggtgagagaaagagagaaatagcGAGATCCAATTccacattttttatatcatcAAAGTCTTCCCCATTGGAGTACAAAACACACTCAAATAGACTTACGACTGAACCATAATCTAATTGACTTTGGGCAAAGCTCATTTattgaataacaaaaacaatctTCAcccttgaaaattaaataaacataaaacTAAATACTAATAAGTAATAACCCAATTAACTAATAGGACCTAAATAAAAGTGCATGGACCAATATTAccagaattaaaaaaaaaaaaaaaagaaagtagaaagagaagaagaagaagatagaattGATTGCTAAAATTAAAGAAGActaaattaaagtaaaattCGTGTCTCGCCCCTTGCATCAACTCTCCACTTTGTCGCAAAGTCTTGTTCTTTTTACAAGTGTAATAGATAAAAATTCACATTCGCCATGACCTCTAGAACTAACAGAGTCAAAGCAAGATGAGTTAATCTAAATCTATCAATAAGATATAGGCCTTTGACTTTTCCAACCTCAGCCTTAACATTATTCAGTAATAGAagacaaattttgtaatttcacatgATTAGGCACATCAAATTCAAAATGCTTCTGCTGAAATCTCAAagtccatttttcttttatacatCACTTATAATTTCATTGctatttactaatttatttcaaGGGAAACAATAGGAGGAGCATGAAGGTAGAtgaaaaagatagaaatgacAGATCAACACTTACTCCCACGGAACATCCCCTACAAGCATCCAGTCACCATCTTTATCCTCATATGTAAGTACATATTCCGATCCGTGCAAAAGATCTCTTAACTTGGTCTCACTCAGCATTTCCCTCCCTGGTGCTCCTTGGGATCCACATTGACCTGATGTCATAATAAAGAATAGTAACCAAATCTAGGCAAAAATTAAGTGTTGTCCTTATTCGAACAATAAGGATGATAATCccacaaatttaatttttttaataatattaaatatgtACAAAAGCATATTGCCATTATGATAAAAGCTAAAACATTCTCTCACCTATGGTGAAACAGCTGAACATCTTCTCAAGAGCAGTTGACAGCTCTTGATACGTAGAGTAGGTTCTCAGATCTACCTTCCTGAGATAGGGAGCACCATCCATGCTGACCTTCACAAAAAGTGCACCTGGACCTGGTTTCCCATCAACTTCATCATTGTTCTTCGAAGTGGTGGCCAATGAATTCTTCCTAAATGATCTTATTGGAGGCCAACCAACAACCTGTGCCCTGTCATGGGGGGGAATTAGATATAAATTATGAACAAAGCAAAATATTCATTATTCGTAAATTACTCTATtacgacaaaaaataaaattgagaactTTCCGAGTAGCATTCTTCACTTACTTGGGAGCTGGAGCACTGCTGTTGCCATTAGTAGCAGTATTGTTGTTGTGGCTAGTTCCATTGGTGGCATGAGGACGTTCCTGCAACACCTTTGTGGGCAACTCTTTCATTATGGGTGACTGAGCCCCAGAAGGCCTGGATGATAGCACTACATTCATCCCTGAACTACCAGGAAACTTTCCTTGCCCCACAGATTGTGGAGATTCAGAATCAGAAACTGCATGATACATCCAATTCCCTGTGGTATACACAGAACTTTTTACCTCTGAGAATCCATCCACAGTGTCAGAGAAACCTCTCTTGTTGCCTGAAACAACATTCTTCTGTGATGACGAGCAGATTCCTTCCTTTGAAGGAAGTAAGGGAAACAGTGGCTTCTCATCAAGTTTCCCTGTGTTCAGCAAGCAAAGCTCAGGTTTTCGATCAGGTGATTGGGATCCAGGAAGGCCAAGCCGCAATTCTGTAGCCTTCAAGTTAAGattgttctttttctcttctgaCAAGCTCGAGACAGGAGAACTATCTACCGAAGAACAATCTGACAAACCCATGTAATTGCGTTCTTTTAATCCTGAGCCATTTTGGGAGATACAGTCCATAGAGGGTGACGAAGCCACTAGAGAGACATTGCTCTGCTCTCCCTCCTCAGCACTCAGCAGCGGAGGAGACATCAGATTCCAATATTTTCAACTGTTTTGGAAGAGAAAAATCCACCTTCAACCCACATATTTAATTgccaaaatatgaaaacaagTAGTAATTTATAAGCGGAAGATTAATTTGAGAACTCAAAATTTCCACATGACAAATAAGAACTCTGTCAAGCACATCCCCTGGCTTTTGGTAATGATACCATGCAAATTAGTCAATAAATCAGACGACCAGAACAACAAGGTCCCAGATCACATACCTTTCCTGTTTCTTATGTTCGGGAAGAAATTAGTCGAAATAACTAGAGTACGAGTTGATAGcttatcagaaaaaaaaaaaattacagattcTAAGACCCAAAATCCGTTAAACTTTGCTTtcagagagaagaaaaatactAGTAGTTAAGCTAATTCTAACAATAAGCGACGTTGAATtggtaaaaaacaaaaacttgaaatagttgaaaataaaaggttaaatttaaggggggggggggaaggggtCATAGTAACGACCAAGTCCAAAACCCTTTGCCGACCCTGCTACAACCAATAAGTTATGGCAAAATAATATGCCATTAAAAATGATCAGATTCTTCTCCAATATGAAAGTTCATACCAAAGACAACAAAGAGACTCCAAAACATAAGCATCACACACAAATGATGAGATCAGAGGATAGTAAGCTCAATCAACGTTCTAAAACCCAAAATAACACCAAATTCAACTGCTTTCTTATCTGCACGAGCTGAGCTTTCCTGAAAATTCAGAAAGTTAATACAGAATGTAGttaactcttttttctttctcatttccTCACTTTTCTCAGCAGCCAAACAGactccaggaaaaaaaaaaaaaaaaaggttaaccGAAAATAATGTACAATAACAAAGAAAtccaaagaaaaagcaaaaaagaaaagaaaaatcaacctCAGGAtatttctaaaattaaaaatttaaaaaaaaaaaaaaaaaagggaatcaACCAACAGCTACTTATAGATTCAACTCAAACTCTGATTTCAAGCGAAACGAAGCTAAACGTCAAGCATATAAtcaactacaaaaataaataaataaagccgAAAGTGAAGATTCAAAACAAGTACCTGAGCTTTTTTGTGGATCAGACAAGGAAGAGAAGTCCGATCAACGCTTTTGAAATCCTTCAGAAAATGCACGAGACGTAGAGATGCAAAAGCAGAGAGCGGAGccgggggagagagagagagagagagctcaagGCCCTTCCATTAAGCAGAAAGCAACGGAAGAAGAAAGCGTTAGGCTGTGCTCGCCGAGAAACCCGAAGCTGAGAAATTAAAAATTGCGTAAAGGGCAAACCGGCAAATAGAGCAAAAAGTTGgcattatttttctaattttcaatctcctaaaTGAAGAACGGTTTTGTTTTGTACTGCGGCGGTATACGAGAGGAATATGATCCGACGGTTCCCATTAACTGTCAATAAAATCATGATGATctgcttttaatttttcttttttttgataatatgtCCTCCCATCTTCAACCCGTGTCCCTTCGTAGGTAAAAAGtacgtatttttttaataatatgtatttttcactttttttttttttaataaatgataaaaatatatatatatatttttttattttctttaatgggAGGTAAAGAAAATCTTTTAacgtaggaaatttctgtcttcGAAAGAACACGAAAAACGGTGGCTGATTCTGGCTTTCTAGTTGGGGCTAAATCCCGCTGGTTTGCAGGTCAAAGGTCGCTTTTGCCCTCGCCCTTATTTGTCCTAAAAGTCTAAAACTAACCATAATATGGCTACACACTCCTCCTTTTTCACACTTATTTCTCAACactttatgtgatttttaaaatcatcattaattttaatataaatttttattaaattttaattcaattgtgattttaaaagtcacctaaaaatataaaaaaaaaaattaaaaaaaaaaaatgggtgttcGTTATGTTGTTTTTAGAAATGCTagaatctttcaattttttttttttttagatttttttatgctgatatgatatttttttttaattaaaaaaactacaatttaatttttttatcttatttttattaaaaacatataatgtcatgtcaaaataaaatgaccttaaaaatatgaaaaaactcTAGCATTACCCGTGTGTTTCTTTTACTCGTCCTCTGTTGCTTGCATTTCTGTGAGAGGTGGCAGTATTTGCGCAGATGGGAAAGCTACTTCGCTTGACCTCTCCAAAATGcccaattgataaaaaaaaaataaaaataaaaaataaaataaaaataaaaaataaaaaaaaaaaaagaaaaaaaaaagaggtaattTGGGTCTTGggatatattttaatatatgaacTTTACTTACTCGTcctttcttctttattatttaataaaaaaaattattatgctTTATTTGAAATGCAActgaaatttaattatataataaataacattaatttaattatgcTCTATCCGAATGGCTCTCTTATTCTTTACTATCATTTTATATTAACATTACATTctaaaagttttatcaaactaGCCGAGAACGACTCATGGTCCAAACACCCTTTACATtatgtattttgattttttttttttttttaatgtttagaaTTGTAtgttaataattttcttttgtgattgagccttgttttgttattttctaaattaTCAAGGTTTCTTTCATTTACCAGGTAATGACTCCTGGTCAAAAATATGACGTGTTGTCtcctttttgatatttttgggtcCAATAATGACTAGTGGCAGGAAACACCTTCAGGCTTCAAGTGACAAAAGAAATGGGTAGGTCATGTCAAGTGATATATGCTGTGGACataaggaaagagaagaggttttAGGTGTTTATTCAATTCGACTTTCCTTAAAACTGAGTTTCATTTATAATGGCAAGTATAATCGAAGATCCCAAGACATCAAAACTAACAGACAGTTGcagaaataattaataattgcaAATTCAACCACTACTAAGTCATGAGTCATG
Above is a genomic segment from Alnus glutinosa chromosome 12, dhAlnGlut1.1, whole genome shotgun sequence containing:
- the LOC133851712 gene encoding auxin-responsive protein IAA9-like; the encoded protein is MSPPLLSAEEGEQSNVSLVASSPSMDCISQNGSGLKERNYMGLSDCSSVDSSPVSSLSEEKKNNLNLKATELRLGLPGSQSPDRKPELCLLNTGKLDEKPLFPLLPSKEGICSSSQKNVVSGNKRGFSDTVDGFSEVKSSVYTTGNWMYHAVSDSESPQSVGQGKFPGSSGMNVVLSSRPSGAQSPIMKELPTKVLQERPHATNGTSHNNNTATNGNSSAPAPKAQVVGWPPIRSFRKNSLATTSKNNDEVDGKPGPGALFVKVSMDGAPYLRKVDLRTYSTYQELSTALEKMFSCFTIGQCGSQGAPGREMLSETKLRDLLHGSEYVLTYEDKDGDWMLVGDVPWEMFIDSCKRLKIMKGSDAIGLAPRAMEKSRNRN